In Cercospora beticola chromosome 3, complete sequence, the following proteins share a genomic window:
- a CDS encoding uncharacterized protein (antiSMASH:Cluster_6), protein MNLFRILGDLSHLASIFILLAKMKSSSSASGISFKSQFLYLVVYVTRYLDLLWTNPTNSLWNTTFKIIFIGAQAYTIYLMLNDYKPTHDPNQDTFKVEYLIGGAAVMGLLFPYRYSLTEMLWAFSIWLESVAILPQLFMLQRTGEAETITTHYLFALGAYRALYIPNWIWRFFTENHYWDPIPVIAGIIQTVLYSDFFWIYYTKVLQGKKFNLPV, encoded by the exons ATGAATCTCTTCCGGATCTTGG GCGACTTGTCGCATTTGGCATCCATCTTCATACTGCTTGCTAAGATGAAGTCGTCAAGT AGCGCATCGGGTATTTCCTTCAAATCACAATTTCTCTACCTCGTGGTCTACGTTACGAGATATCTTG ATCTGCTATGGACGAACCCAACAAACAGCCTTTGGAACACTACCTTCAAAATCATCTTCATTGGCGCGCAGGCCTACACGATATACCTCATGCTCAACGACTACAAACCGACGCACGACCCGAATCAGGATACCTTCAAGGTGGAATATCTGATTGGAGGAGCGGCCGTCATGGGGCTTTTGTTCCCTTACCGATACAGCTTGACAGAG ATGCTCTGGGCATTTTCGATCTGGCTGGAGTCCGTTGCCATTCTGCCCCAACTCTTCATGTTGCAAAGGACAGGGGAGGCTGAAACCATCACAACGCACTATCTGTTCGCTCTCGGTGCCTACAGAGCGCTTTACATTCCCAACTGGATATGGCGATTCTTCACGGAGAACCATTACTGGGACCCCATTCCGGTGATTGCGGGTATCATTCAGACTGTGCTCTACTCGGACTTCTTCTGGATCTACTACACCAA GGTACTGCAAGGCAAGAAGTTCAACCTCCCAGTCTAG
- a CDS encoding uncharacterized protein (antiSMASH:Cluster_6~CAZy:GH85): protein MDQPSSQKSCVDAEWAEQRTRDALKGFTYFGTFDELLAWTPDDADALQKSNTPLLQRAESDSDHGAKVMLIHDYQGGYNDYESCQGQVVPKEQYSCNHLQFVETFVYFSHRLVSVPPPTWTNTCHRNGVIVLGTFIVEPGSNDVEYILQQDESGSFWVARKLANMAKCYGFDGWLINIETPFPLLSWSAAKLEGFLRQLRDELGVNSKVVWYDALTTLNFIWYQNTLNYMNLQFAIAAGSMLTNYKWDPELAQSGKARALESDLGLDNLYFGIDVWAQNYQQDRKHRRVTWPRLFGGGTGTGLGVQVLQELGLNAGLFAPGWSYEHFSDHNSAVEGAIWKGTPLPEDLACDCDPQRPHDTAPYQQHGVVEYAKAFPAGSSTFFHTNFERAFSRNDDGVVNAFLGFQNIQPFETESRPHAAQLQAKVHDSPSRCVLSIAPLSQGAMSRSRIQLAKMAVAALEPLKLTMRYRILHYAHRDLWLQADFQDSYGQRQSRREALVVTDKQLARLEWTLDINASEMGPIAQTEQPIFLESLFICFEFDQNSSSLEAAKSDILEIYSITVLTKSAKRPRCDISDLGLEKRGTGMNRHSRLHWKISSDPGQSHDDTAMPYSPITGPCAHFRISADGKELGRAYALEFVLPPSTERNGADMVREIKIAGIGFDRQVLCEATIILAEPDDGIQEEAAGWVLVEQAFLGKSSDRLSCVEKE from the exons ATGGATCAACCTTCCTCCCAAAAGTCTTGTGTTGATGCTGAGTGGGCAGAGCAGAGGACTCGAGATGCCTTGAAAGGCTTCACATACTTCGGGACGTTCGACGAACTACTGGCTTGGACACCAGACGACGCCGACGCCCTGCAGAAGTCCAACACTCCGCTCCTCCAGCGAGCAGAATCGGACAGCGATCATGGCGCCAAAGTGATGCTCATACATGACTACCAAGGCGGATACAACGACTATGAATCCTGTCAGGGCCAGGTTGTGCCCAAGGAACAATACTCTTGCAATCACCTCCAATTCGTGGAGACGTTCGTGTATTTCTCTCATCGTCTTGTGTCTGTCCCGCCTCCTACTTGGACGAATACGTGCCATCGCAATGGTGTCATTGTACTCGGGACTTTCATCGTCGAGCCTGGATCTAATGATGTTGAATACATATTGCAGCAGGACGAGTCCGGCTCGTTTTGGGTCGCTCGGAAGCTCGCCAATATGGCCAAATGTTATGGCTTCGATGGCTGGCTGATTAACATTGAAACTCCCTTCCCGCTGCTATCCTGGAGTGCGGCAAAGCTGGAAGGCTTCCTGCGGCAGTTGAGAGATGAGCTCGGCGTGAACAGCAAGGTAGTGTG GTACGATGCACTCACGACGCTCAACTTCATCTGGTATCAGAACACATTGAACTACATGAATCTACAGTTCGCCATCGCGGCAGGCTCTATGCTTACTAACTACAAATGGGATCCAGAGCTGGCTCAGAGCGGCAAAGCTCGTGCCTTGGAAAGCGATTTGGGTCTTGATAACTTGTACTTTGGCATCGATGTCTGGGCACAGAATTATCAGCAAGACAGGAAGCACAGGCGCGTTACGTGGCCTAGGCTCTTCGGTGGTGGCACAGGCACTGGCCTCGGCGTGCAGGTCCTCCAGGAGCTGGGTCTGAACGCTGGCCTCTTCGCGCCGGGTTGGTCGTATGAGCATTTCAGCGACCACAACTCTGCGGTGGAAGGAGCAATATGGAAGGGCACTCCGCTGCCGGAGGACCTGGCCTGCGACTGCGACCCGCAAAGACCACACGATACGGCGCCATATCAGCAACATGGAGTAGTTGAGTATGCGAAAGCTTTCCCAGCTGGATCTTCCACTTTCTTCCACACCAACTTCGAGCGCGCTTTTTCGCGAAACGATGACGGAGTCGTAAATGCCTTTCTAGGCTTTCAAAATATTCAGCCATTCGAGACCGAATCTCGTCCTCATGCTGCGCAACTTCAAGCAAAAGTCCATGACTCTCCCTCGAGATGCGTTCTGTCCATTGCGCCTCTCAGCCAAGGCGCCATGTCACGCTCGCGAATTCAGCTTGCGAAAATGGCAGTGGCTGCTCTCGAGCCACTGAAGCTTACGATGAGATACCGTATCTTGCATTACGCTCACCGCGATCTCTGGCTCCAGGCCGACTTCCAAGATAGCTATGGCCAACGACAGTCGAGGCGTGAAGCACTTGTCGTGACCGACAAACAGCTCGCGAGGCTAGAGTGGACACTCGACATCAACGCTTCCGAAATGGGGCCCATCGCACAGACAGAGCAACCAATTTTCCTCGAAAGCCTGTTCATCTGCTTTGAGTTCGACCAGAACTCTTCGTCACTTGAGGCGGCAAAGTCTGATATTCTTGAGATATATTCCATCACAGTTCTAACAAAGTCCGCCAAGAGGCCTCGTTGTGACATTTCCGATCTCGGTCTGGAGAAGCGAGGGACTGGCATGAATCGTCACTCGAGGCTACATTGGAAGATCAGTTCAGACCCTGGACAGAGTCACGATGACACCGCTATGCCATATAGTCCTATCACAGGACCTTGCGCCCATTTCAGAATTTCTGCTGATGGAAAGGAGTTGGGAAGGGCTTATGCGTTGGAATTCGTTCTTCCACCAAGCACTGAGAGAAACGGGGCGGATATGGTGCGAGAGATCAAGATCGCCGGCATAGGCTTTGATAGGCAGGTCCTGTGTGAGGCGACGATCATTCTTGCTGAGCCTGACGATGGCATTCAGGAGGAGGCAGCCGGATGGGTCTTGGTTGAACAGGCTTTTCTCGGGAAGAGCAGCGACAGACTCTCGTGCGTCGAGAAAGAGTAG
- a CDS encoding uncharacterized protein (antiSMASH:Cluster_6): MLKQASVVLCLALGISASSPHVHHLPSLREQAKIQDGWREERLATIPAILRKHGVDAWIVSQREYGEETVFWSMKQAEQFSARRRTLSIFFADDGFEGCESHTWIDNTPKLWQDLHNVLRFCDPHSIALNIDSEIAFAGGLHAGEYRKLLEEVPAPWNERFVSKPLVAVEYIATMPKSRLHWYRKLMETAWAVIDEGFSERVITPGKTTTEDVEWWFRERLQSLNYTTWFHPDVTILPGWLTAEDKSQRSNAEKQNTIKHGDLLHVDFGLTALGLNTDTQHLAYVLHPGASESDIPASLLAGLKKGNKLQDIVRSHMVPGLSGNEILLNALESMREANISGKIYSHPIGDWGHSAGTLIGMTNLQDGVPVLGDLPLLKDMYYSVELYVEHWVEERNETIVFPLEEDVYWDSEKKSGEWVWGRQEKFHLVRSSKEQKEDL, translated from the exons ATGTTGAAGCAGGCTTCTGTGGTACTGTGTCTTGCTCTGGGCATCTCCGCTTCTAGTCCACACGTTCACCACCTGCCCAGTTTACGTGAGCAAGCAAAAATCCAAGATGGCTGGCGTGAAGAGAGATTAGCCACGATACCTGCCATTCTGCGTAAACACGGTGTCGATGCTTGGATT GTCAGCCAACGCGAATATGGCGAAGAAACCGTCTTCTGGTCCAtgaagcaagcagagcaatTCTCAGCACGACGTAGAACGCTTTCCATATTCTTCGCAGATGACGGCTTTGAAGGCTGCGAATCTCACACGTGGATCGATAACACTCCAAAGCTCTGGCAAGACCTCCACAATGTACTTCGATTTTGCGATCCACACAGTATTGCACTGAACATCGATTCAGAGATCGCATTTGCTGGAGGCTTACATGCGGGAGAATACAGGAAGCTACTTGAAGAAGTTCCCGCACCATGGAACGAGCGTTTCGTATCGAAGCCATTGGTGGCAGTGGAGTATATTGCGACAATGCCTAAATCGCGCCTGCACTGGTATCGTAAGCTCATGGAGACAGCATGGGCAGTCATAGATGAAGGCTTCAGTGAGCGAGTCATCACCCCCGGCAAGACAACGACCGAAGATGTCGAATGGTGGTTTCGAGAGAGATTGCAATCACTGAATTACACGACTTGGTTCCACCCCGATGTGACAATCCTCCCAGGCTGGTTAACAGCAGAAGACAAATCACAACGCTCTAATGCGGAAAAGCAAAACACGATCAAACACGGCGACCTTCTGCACGTCGACTTCGGCCTCACAGCCCTAGGTCTCAATACAGACACACAACATCTCGCTTATGTACTTCACCCTGGCGCTTCAGAATCGGACATTCCCGCCTCTCTCCTCGCGGGTCTGAAGAAAGGCAATAAACTTCAAGACATCGTTCGCTCACACATGGTCCCCGGCCTTTCAGGAAACGAAATCCTCCTCAACGCTCTCGAGTCCATGCGCGAGGCCAACATTTCCGGAAAGATCTATTCGCACCCCATCGGCGACTGGGGCCATAGTGCTGGAACACTGATCGGCATGACGAATTTGCAAGATGGCGTTCCTGTTTTGGGTGATTTGCCATTGTTGAAGGATATGTATTATAGCGTGGAGTTGTATGTGGAGCATTGGGTTGAGGAGCGAAATGAGACGATTGTGTTCCCATTGGAGGAGGATGTGTATTGGGATTCGGAGAAAAAGAGCGGGGAGTGGGTTTGGGGGAGGCAGGAGAAGTTTCATTTGGTGAGGTCGTCGAAAGAACAGAAGGAGGATTTATGA
- a CDS encoding uncharacterized protein (antiSMASH:Cluster_7): MDPGTAVGVASLGIQLCEGILKYYSKWRSYDKDIEDTYRQIAELAKIFARLRVSLDKISYDRKQLQHAKEALQPCETSLLELQQLLVELRPINAPSGRAERAWAQFRRAMYPLKASTLAKLRELDEDVRDQLSLALQGTQIDITAVIQGQLSDMKLSIDGISTTLSQVSLQSKVTANDVNRLGASVKQMSVTADSTADGVTALLKVKDKRRLNEILAWLTPDPNLDPWLEFKAARNKHQSGTGNWLLTSPNYSSWKSGPTPHLWLHGKAGCGKSILCSTAIDDLRTSCEHAATIGFAVFFFSFAN; this comes from the coding sequence ATGGACCCCGGCACGGCCGTGGGCGTGGCGTCTCTAGGAATACAGCTTTGCGAAGGAATACTCAAATACTACAGCAAATGGCGATCTTACGACAAGGACATTGAAGACACCTACCGCCAGATTGCTGAGTTAGCAAAGATCTTTGCACGCTTACGAGTATCACTCGACAAGATCAGCTACGACAGGAAACAGCTGCAACATGCAAAAGAGGCTCTTCAACCATGTGAGACGAGTCTACTTGAGCTACAACAGCTTCTTGTGGAGCTGAGACCAATCAACGCACCTTCAGGACGAGCTGAAAGAGCTTGGGCTCAGTTCCGAAGAGCGATGTATCCACTGAAGGCGAGCACGCTTGCGAAACTGCGAGAACTTGACGAGGATGTTCGGGATCAACTATCGCTGGCGCTTCAAGGGACTCAGATCGACATTACGGCCGTGATACAGGGCCAACTCAGTGATATGAAGCTGAGTATCGATGGTATCTCTACCACGCTGAGCCAGGTCTCGCTCCAGTCGAAGGTTACGGCGAACGATGTAAATCGGCTTGGTGCTTCAGTGAAGCAGATGTCGGTCACTGCCGACTCCACAGCAGATGGCGTAACAGCTTTGCTCAAGGTAAAAGATAAAAGAAGGCTTAACGAGATCCTCGCATGGCTAACACCCGATCCAAACTTGGATCCGTGGCTCGAATTCAAGGCAGCCCGGAACAAACATCAGTCTGGTACGGGCAACTGGCTGCTCACTAGTCCGAACTATTCGTCCTGGAAAAGTGGCCCGACACCTCATCTCTGGCTCCATGGCAAGGCTGGCTGCGGAAAATCAATTCTGTGTTCGACAGCCATCGACGACTTGCGCACGAGCTGTGAGCATGCAGCTACCATCGGATTCGCAGTgtttttcttctctttcgccaATTAG
- a CDS encoding uncharacterized protein (antiSMASH:Cluster_7~BUSCO:EOG09262C5Z), with the protein MLTRGIIRSLSKMTRSPPRNPLIAVIGATGTGKSQLAVELAKRYNGEIINGDAMQLYAGLPIITNKVTTEEQQGIPHHLLGCIGLHEQTWVVGTFVQHALKVIEEIRSRGRLPILVGGTHYYTQSLLFHDRLAEADEDREQREFVADTSDKWPILKESTDVLLEELKRVDPVMADRWHPNDRRKIQRSLEIYLQTGKRASDIYAEQRARKAEAAEKEADDPRMRFPALLFWVHAENDTLRERLDRRVDKMLANGLLDEVQTLDASHDEQIEAGTPVDDGKGIWVSIGYKEFREYARALRTGFADGRELEKLRLTALEATKASTRQYAKRQIRWIRVKLVNALAEAKASHSLYLLDGSEVAKFDETVASPAVQITGQFLGAEDMPAPSSLSAVATEQLQPKRDDLAAAPEAWGKEYCAVCDVTSVTPAQRKAHMESKSHKKRVSKARQAEVFRGEPLGND; encoded by the exons ATGCTCACTCGTGGCATAATCAGGTCGCTGTCAAAAATGACACGCTCGCCGCCTAGGAATCCGCTGATCGCTGTCATCGGCGCGACAGGCACCGGGAAATCACAA CTGGCCGTCGAGCTTGCGAAGCGATACAATGGCGAGATCATCAATGGCGATGCGATGCAGCTGTATGCCGGACTGCCGATCATTACGAATAAGGTCACCACGGAAGAGCAGCAGGGCATACCGCACCATCTGCTCGGGTGTATAGGATTGCACGAACAGACGTGGGTGGTAGGTACATTTGTGCAGCATGCGCTCAAAGTCATTGAAGAGATACGTTCACGAGGACGATTGCCGATTCTGGTGGGCGGGACGCACTATTACACGCAGAGTCTACTGTTCCATGACCGGTTGGCAGAAGCAGATGAGGACCGAGAGCAGCGCGAGTTCGTGGCAGATACATCGGACAAATGGCCAATCTTGAAAGAGTCCACGGATGTGCTATTGGAAGAGCTGAAGAGAGTCGATCCCGTCATGGCTGATCGATGGCATCCGAATGACAGACGGAAGATACAGCGCAGTCTTGAGATCTATCTGCAGACTGGTAAGAGAGCCTCCGACATATACGCTGAGCAGCGAGCACGGAAAGCAGAGGCTGCCGAGAAGGAAGCGGACGATCCTCGGATGCGCTTTCCAGCACTACTGTTTTGGGTGCATGCAGAGAATGACACACTACGAGAGAGACTGGACAGGCGCGTTGATAAAATGCTTGCCAATGGCCTTCTGGACGAAGTTCAAACGCTCGATGCGTCCCATGACGAACAAATAGAAGCCGGCACTCCGGTAGATGATGGCAAAGGCATCTGGGTAAGTATTGGCTACAAAGAGTTCCGCGAATATGCTCGTGCATTGCGAACAGGATTCGCCGACGGTCGCGAACTCGAAAAGCTCAGATTGACGGCTCTGGAGGCTACCAAAGCCTCAACTCGGCAGTATGCAAAGCGACAAATTCGCTGGATTCGCGTCAAACTCGTTAATGCCTTAGCGGAAGCCAAAGCATCACATAGTCTCTACCTACTCGATGGCTCTGAGGTGGCGAAATTTGACGAGACTGTTGCGAGTCCTGCAGTGCAAATCACTGGACAGTTTCTAGGAGCAGAGGACATGCCTGCTCCTTCCTCATTGTCTGCGGTTGCCACTGAGCAACTTCAACCTAAGAGAGATGACCTCGCGGCTGCACCAGAGGCATGGGGTAAGGAGTACTGTGCGGTCTGCGATGTTACTTCTGTTACGCCGGCACAGAGGAAGGCACACATGGAGAGTAAAAGTCACAAGAAACGCGTCAGCAAGGCAAGGCAAGCTGAAGTGTTTAGAGGAGAGCCTCTCGGCAATGATTGA
- a CDS encoding uncharacterized protein (BUSCO:EOG09263X4B~SMCOG1000:ABC transporter ATP-binding protein~antiSMASH:Cluster_7), which translates to MPAQKPPTITVNNLSYAFPDGSSGLQDVTLDLPAGARCLLIGANGAGKTTLLRLLSGKRMAPPDTVYVADIDPFATGLEGVTYLGLEWVLNPIVRSDIAVPELLKSVGGDHYPERRDELVRILDVDLSWHLHAVSDGERRRVQLCMGLLRPWTVLLLDEITVDLDLLSRHNFLQFLKQETESRQCTIVYATHILDNLAKWPTHLVHMSLGKVKKWGELDTFEVPKTDGGEEGNSRLGQLVMGWLREDLQERGPRNAPRSDGKTYQSFEGKGGYGQETYKEDKD; encoded by the exons ATGCCAGCACAAAAGCCTCCGACCATCACG GTCAACAACTTATCCTATGCCTTCCCAGATGGAAGCTCTGGTCTCCAAGATGTCACACTTGACCTCCCAGCCGGCGCTCGCTGTCTGCTCATCGGCG CAAACGGCGCGGGCAAGACTACGCTTCTCCGTCTCCTGAGCGGTAAGCGCATGGCACCTCCAGACACGGTCTACGTTGCAGACATCGATCCATTCGCCACTGGTCTCGAAGGCGTGACGTATCTCGGTCTGGAGTGGGTCCTCAATCCTATTGTTCGCAGCGATATTGCTGTGCCAGAACTACTGAAGAGTGTTGGAGGAGATCACTATCCTGAGCGACGTGATGAATTGGTCAGAATTCTGGACGTGGATCTTTCGTGGCATCTTCACGCTGTCTCGGATGGTGAGAGACGTCGTGTGCAACTGTGCATGGGACTACTGCGTCCTTGGACCGTTCTTTTGCTGGACGAGATCACTGTTGACTTGGATCTGCTTTCTCGACACAACTTTCTGCAATTCCTCAAGCAGGAGACGGAGAGTAGACAATGCACGATTGTGTATGCAACACACATCCTGGATAATTTGGCCAAGTGGCCCACGCATCTGGTTCACATGAGCTTGGGCAAGGTGAAGAAGTGGGGTGAGCTGGACACCTTCGAGGTGCCGAAAACGGATGGTGGAGAAGAGGGTAACAGTCGGCTAGGCCAGCTGGTCATGGGTTGGCTGAGGGAGGACCTGCAGGAGCGAGGGCCGAGAAATGCTCCGCGGTCTGATGGTAAGACATATCAGAGTTTCGAAGGCAAGGGAGGATATGGGCAGGAGACGTACAAAGAGGACAAGGACTGA